The following is a genomic window from Solidesulfovibrio sp..
AAGCTCATGGGCTCGCTTTGCGTCTATGCCGACTTCTCGGAGTTGCGCCGCCGCGAGGCCATGATGCTCGAACAGTCCGGGCGCATGCGCGATACGGCCCGCGAGGCGGGCGGCATCGCCGACGGCCTGGCCCGGGAGATCGAGGACCTGACCGGCCGCGTGGCCGATGTCGCGCAGGGAACGGGCGAACAGAAGGACCGCATCGGCGAGATCGCCGCCGCCATGGACGCCATGACCGGCGCCGTGGCCGATGTCGCCAAAAGCGCCGCCGGTGCCGATACCCGGGCCGAGGCCGCCAGGGAAAAGGCCGTGCGGGGAGCCGACATGGTCTCGGCCGTGGTCGCGGCCATCCGCGACGTCAACCGCCTGGCCGAAGAGCTGCGCCGCGACATGGGCGACCTGGGCGGCCAGGCCGAGGGCATCGGCAGGATCATGGGCGTGATCGCCGACATCGCCGACCAGACCAACCTGCTGGCCTTAAACGCCGCCATCGAGGCCGCCCGGGCCGGCGAGGCCGGACGCGGCTTCGCCGTGGTCGCCGACGAAGTGCGCAAGCTCGCCGAAAAGACCATGACCGCCACCAAGGACGTGGCCGGCTTCATCACGGCCATGCAGCAAAGCGCCCGGAAAAACATCGAAAAAACCGACGAGACCTCCCGGGCCATCCGCGAGGGCACCCAGAAGGCCAACGATTCCGGGTCGATGTTGCAGGAAATCGTCGGCATCGTCGCCCACACCTCCGACGAGATCCGCTCCATGGCCACCGCCGCCGAGGAGCAGGCCGCCACCTGCGAGCAGATGCGCCGGGCCATGGAGGAGATCAACCGCATCGCCACGGAGACCATGGAGGCCATGGCCGCCTCGTCCCGGGCCGTGGGCGCCCTGGGCGGCCAGGCCAGGAACCTGGAAGCCGTGGTCGCCGGGCTCGAATCCGACGCCGGAGGCGGGCCGCCGGCCATCGCCGCCTGATGGGGAACCGGCCGTGCGGGGCCGCCAGGCGGGGGCGCCGGAGGGCCGGGGTCAGGCCAAAAGGCCGACGAAACGGCCTGTCACCTGGCGCAGCCGGCGGCTGAGCACCCGGCCGACGTAAAAAAGCATCTTGATGGCCAGGTGGGGATGGGCCTCGGCCAGGGCGTCGAAATCGTCCCGGGTCATGACCAGGAGCTTCACGTCGGTCCTGGCCACCACCGTGGCCGAGCGGGGCTCGTTGTCGAAAAAGGCGATCTCGCCGATGACCGCGTCGCGGGTCAGGTCGATGATGTGGCGTTCGGGCGCGCCCGTGTCCTCTTTCTGGATGGTGACCACGCCGTCCTCGATGAAGGCCAGGGAGTTGGCCTTGCGGCCTTCCTGGATGATGACGGTGCCGGCCGGAAAGGCGGTTTCCCGCAGATAATCGGCCAGGAGGTTGACCTCGTCCCAGTCGAAGGCCGCTCCCAGCTTGAGGTTGTCGAGGCTGGCCGCGACGGCCGCGCGTTGCGCTTGGGCTGAGGGCTGTTCCACGTACCGTCTCCTTTCGCGGTCGTTTCGAGGGCGGCCCTTCGCCTTCAGTCCAGGGGCGTCTTGGCGGACGGGTCGAGCTTTTTGACCTGCAGGAAATCCTCGCGGGCCTTTTCGGGTTCGCCCATGGCCTCGTAGACCTTGCCCCGGTTGAGGAAGATGTCCGGGTCCTCGGCGTCCACGGCGATGGCCAGGGCGTAGTTGGCCAGGGCGCTTTGCAGATTGCCCTTCTTGAACCAGGCCGCGCCCCGGTTGTTGAGGGCCTTGGCGTTGGCCACGTCGATCTCCAGGGCCAGGGAATAATCGCTTATGGCCTGGTCGTACTGGCGCAGGGCGAAATGGGCGTTGCCGCGATTGTAGGCGGCGGCGGCGTTGGCGGAATTTTTCTCCAGGGCCGTCGTGTAGTCGTCGACGGCCGCGGCCAGCTCGCCCGCGGCCGCCCGGGCCTGGCCACGGGCGCCGTAGAACAGGGCCAGCTTTTCCTCGGGCAGTTCGTTGGAGTCGATGGCCTCGGTCAACAGCGTCACGGCCTTGGCGTTCTCGCCCTCGGCCAACGCTTCCAGGCCGCCCTTGGCCTGGTCGATGCCGCCGGCGAGGCCGATCCGGCCGGCGGCGACGCACAAGCCGCAGGCCAAAAGCATCAGGCCGAAGAGGCGGGCACGGGGCGCGAACCGCATCAGTCGTCGTCCCCTTCGCGCTGGGGTTCGAAGGCCGGCACCTGCAACTCCTTGTCGATGGTGTCGGCATCCTGGGCGGAATAGCGCACCATGTTGCGCAGGTGAAAAAAAGCGGTCTCGTCCATGCTTTCGAAATCGATGGCCGTGCCTTCGCTGGTCGAGCGCACGACCACGCCCTTAAGCCGCACCGTCACTTCCTTGGACAGCACGAACACCACGGTGCATTCCCGGTCCTCGGCCAGCCGGGGTTCGGGGCAGAAAAGCGCCCCTTTCATGCTGATGTTTTGCGTGCTGACCGGGATCTTTTCGCCGTCGATGTAGACGTAGGCGTCGAACTGGGCGCAGACCCGGCTGCGCCGGCGTTTTTCGTCTCCCATGCGGTCCCCTCGCTCGCCGGCCTTGCCGCCGGCGCCGACGTTTTCCCGCGCGCGGTCAGGGCGCGCGCGACACCCACCATATAGCCACTTCGGCGGAATTGATAAAGCCTCAATCGCCGGACGGGCCGGAGGCAGCGTCGGCGGGGTGGCGGTCGCAGGGCGCCGGCGCGGCAAGGCCCAGGGCCAGCACGGCCAGGCCGGCCGTTTCCCAGCGCAGGACCCGGGGGCCAAGGCTGACCGGGACGAAGCCGGCTTCATGGAAGCACGCGGCCTCGGCCTCGGCGAGTCCTCCTTCGGGCCCA
Proteins encoded in this region:
- a CDS encoding methyl-accepting chemotaxis protein, with the translated sequence MARHLDAIATVDGPLLFHIQNVYAQGLQTEQATRNVLLNPGDSKARENFTKADAGFRQALAAATALAQGEIARRLAAIPPKWEQSHALKLRVMDMARSGETQQAVAVLNGEETPLWREIKDTVLGCVTAQQEASKANLAAIEAGDASVFRMFLVMAVVSVSLLVGLIAVLVRGVTRGVTAIVAYSEAIGRGDFTSRPAGGLPREFAGMADSLLEMVRFLEHSLGYYQGIVRGIATPFVVVDEKENLRLTNDNLMRLLEQSGRPEDYYGQNVAGFFYGEPGRKTVLGTAMAEGRAIRKEVELISRKGNSRNILIDATPLYNAINGKLMGSLCVYADFSELRRREAMMLEQSGRMRDTAREAGGIADGLAREIEDLTGRVADVAQGTGEQKDRIGEIAAAMDAMTGAVADVAKSAAGADTRAEAAREKAVRGADMVSAVVAAIRDVNRLAEELRRDMGDLGGQAEGIGRIMGVIADIADQTNLLALNAAIEAARAGEAGRGFAVVADEVRKLAEKTMTATKDVAGFITAMQQSARKNIEKTDETSRAIREGTQKANDSGSMLQEIVGIVAHTSDEIRSMATAAEEQAATCEQMRRAMEEINRIATETMEAMAASSRAVGALGGQARNLEAVVAGLESDAGGGPPAIAA
- a CDS encoding cyclic nucleotide-binding domain-containing protein, translating into MEQPSAQAQRAAVAASLDNLKLGAAFDWDEVNLLADYLRETAFPAGTVIIQEGRKANSLAFIEDGVVTIQKEDTGAPERHIIDLTRDAVIGEIAFFDNEPRSATVVARTDVKLLVMTRDDFDALAEAHPHLAIKMLFYVGRVLSRRLRQVTGRFVGLLA
- a CDS encoding tetratricopeptide repeat protein; amino-acid sequence: MRFAPRARLFGLMLLACGLCVAAGRIGLAGGIDQAKGGLEALAEGENAKAVTLLTEAIDSNELPEEKLALFYGARGQARAAAGELAAAVDDYTTALEKNSANAAAAYNRGNAHFALRQYDQAISDYSLALEIDVANAKALNNRGAAWFKKGNLQSALANYALAIAVDAEDPDIFLNRGKVYEAMGEPEKAREDFLQVKKLDPSAKTPLD
- a CDS encoding PilZ domain-containing protein is translated as MGDEKRRRSRVCAQFDAYVYIDGEKIPVSTQNISMKGALFCPEPRLAEDRECTVVFVLSKEVTVRLKGVVVRSTSEGTAIDFESMDETAFFHLRNMVRYSAQDADTIDKELQVPAFEPQREGDDD